From Corynebacterium aquatimens:
CCGCGAGTGGGAGATCTCCCGCGAAGCTCAGGACGAGCTCGCTGCGACGTCCCACCAGAACCTCGCCAAGGCATACGACGAAGGCTTCATGGACGACCTGATCACCCCGTTCATGGGCGTGCAGCGTGACACCAACCTGCGCCCGGACTCGACCGTCGAGAAGCTGTCGAAGCTCAAGCCGGTATTCGGCAAGAAGGACGCAGAGCAGCACGGTGCGGCCGCAACGATGACCGCGGGTAACTCCACCCCGCTTACCGACGGCGCGGCGGCGGTCCTGCTGTCCTCCGAAGAGTGGGCAAACGAGCACAACATCCCGGTTCGTGCATACCTGGTCGACTCTGAGCTGGCTGCTGTTGACTTCGTGGGCGGCAAGGACGGCCTGCTCATGGCGCCGACCTACGCTGTTCCGCGCATGCTCGCCCGCCACGGCCTGAGCCTGCAGGACTTCGACTTCTACGAGATCCACGAGGCATTCGCCTCCCAGGTCCTGTCCACCCTCAAGGCATGGGAAGACGAAGAGTACTGCCGCGAGCGCCTCGGCCTCGACGGTGCGCTCGGCTCCATCGACCGCTCCAAGCTCAACGTCAAGGGCTCCTCGCTGGCAGCTGGCCACCCGTTCGCCGCAACCGGTGCCCGCATCCTCGCATCCGCAGCCAAGACCCTCGAAGAGAACGGCGGCGGCCGCACCCTCATCTCCGTCTGTGCTGCTGGTGGCCAGGGCGTCGTCGCCATCATCGAGCGCTAGAGGGTTCCGGCGAACCCTCTAGCGAGGGGATGTCGTGACGCGAAGCCCCTAGCGGGGGGATGACGCGACGCGAAGCCCCTGGCGGTAGGGGAGCGTCGTTAAGCCTCTTGCTCAAAGACCTCAAACTTTCCATTCACTCTCTGAATTAAAGGAGAACCATTATGACCTCTGCTGAGGCAAAGGAAGGCCGCAAGGCCAAGCCGGAATCCCGTAGCCCACAGGCGCTGCCGGAGACTCCGGATGCAGCAATCGCTGGCAAGCTGAAGAAGGTCCTCGACGGCCCGTTCGAGGAGACGAAGGACGAAATCCGCGCCAACCTGAACCGAGAGGAAGCCCTCCCGCAGGTAGAAGGCACCCTGGAAGAAATCCGCGCGGGTCTGCTGGAGAAGGTCAAGATGATCGGCGAGACCGGCATGATGCAGACCGCATTCTCCAAGCGCAACGGTGGCTCCGGTGAAGCCCACCTGGGCATCAACGGTCTGGACCTGCTGGCTCAGGTCAACGACTCCCTGGCTATTAAGTCCGGTGTGCAGTGGGGCCTGTGGGGCGGCGCTGTGGACGTGCTGGGCACGGACCGCCACAAGGAATACGCTCAGGGCGCGATGAACCTGACCAAGCTGGGCTCCTACGGCATGACCGAGCGTGGCCACGGCTCCAACGTTCAGGCCCTGCAGACCACCGCAACCTACGACCCGGAGACCAAGGAGTTTGTCATCAACACTCCGTCTCCGATGGCGACGAAGACCTACATCGGTAACACCGCGCGTGACGGCCGCTGGTCCGCGGTCTTCGCGCAGCTCTACACCCCGGGTGTCGAGGAATCCCACGGTGTCCACTGCTTCGTGGTCCGCATCCGCGAAGAGGACGGCACCCCGTGCGAGGGCGTCACCATTGGCGACCACGGCCACAAGGGCGGCCTGCTCGGCGTGGACAACGGTACGCTGACCTTCGACAACGTCCGCATCCCGCGTGAGGCTCTGCTGAACCAGTTCGCAGACGTCGATGAAGAGGGCAACTACACCTCGCCGATCGAGTCCTCCAACCGCCGCTTCTTCACCATGCTGGGCACGCTGATCCGCGGTCGCCTCGCCGTTGGTGCAGCGGGTGCTGGTGCGACGAAGTCCTCGCTGGCTATCGCGCTGAAGTACGCGCACCAGCGCCGCCAGTTCAACACGGGCGACGAGAACAAGGAAGCGAAGCTCATCGAGCACCGCGTCCACCGTCGCCGCCTGATCATCCCGCTGGCACGCACGTACGCCATCCAGCTGCTGCAGAACAAGCTGGTCCAGCGCTACGCTGACCAGACGTCCGCGCAGGCTTCCGGCGAGTGGTCCGTCACTGACCCGACGCCGAAGCAGGCAGATGCAGCACGCGAGATGGAGTCTCTGGCCGCAGCCTTCAAGGCTGTCGCCACCGAGCACGCCATGGACGCAATCCAGGAAGCCCGCGAGTCCTGTGGTGGCGCCGGCTTCATGTCCGAGAACATGCTGACCACGTTCCGCGCAGACACCGACGTCTTCGTCACCTTCGAGGGCGACAACATGGTGCTGCTGCAGCTCGCGGGTAAGAACCTGATCACGGCATTCGCCAAGGAGCTGGAGAACCCGTCCCCGATGGACCTGGTCAAGTTCGCCGCGACCAACGTCACGGACATTGTCCGCAGCCGCGTGGGCTTGGGTACCGCAGGTCAGTCCGTCGTGGACACCTTCACCAGCGAGGAAGCATCGCTTTTCGACGCGGAGTACCAGCTGAAGGTCCTCGCACTGCGCGAACAGCTCGTTCTGCGCTCCCTGGTTCGCCGTATCCAGAGTGCTCGCAAGCTCGACCGTGCTGAGGCTGCCAAGGTCGTCGACGGCGCCCAGGACCACCTGGTCAACGCCGCTTGGGCATGGATCGAGTCCCTCATGGCCCAGGCTTTCATCGAGGCTGAGCAGGAACTGCCGGAAGGCTCCACCGAGCGCGCAGTCATCGAGCAGGTCCGCAACCTGTTCGTCCTGGACACCATCATCCGCAACGCTGGTTGGTACCAGGAGCAGAACGTCCTGTCCTCCGGCCGCGTCAAGGCAGCCCGCGCAGCAATCAACGACCTGGTCGACTCCCTCGGCCCATGGTCCGAGGTTCTCGTTGACGCCTTCGCGATCCCCGAGGTTGTCCTCGACCGCCCGATGTTCAAAGACGGCGGCACCGACGACAGCCAGGGCAAAGAAGCATGGAACGTTGGCTCCAACATCTCCATCACCAAGCGCTACGGCGAAGACAAAGGCGACCCGGCTGAGCACGCCGACGCATAATTTCGCTTAACGACGAACGCACCCCAGCCAGCTGGCCGGGGTGCGTTTTTGTTGCTAGGGGGTTCGTCGATAAGCTGCCCTGCTCTGCCAAAAGCCGCACGGCGGTTTAGTATTACCAACGGTCTGATTCCGCATTACGCGAATTTTAAGGAACTTCTCCATGGTTACTACTGCCCGTCGTCGCTTGGCGGCATTCGTCATTGCCTTCGTTGCCGCTGTTACCGCGGTGCTCGTGCCCGTCGCGCCTCAGCAGGCGGAGGCGCGCAGCTGCCCAGCCGTCGCTGTTGTCGCGGCGCGCGGCTCCGGTCAGCCCAACGCAGGCCGCACAAACTACGGCGGCCCCTGGACCTCCAACGGGTGGGAAGGGGCGCACATCCGCGCGTTCCTGCAGAAATCTGAAGCCCGCTACCGTGCTACGCACAACGGCGCCTCCCTGATGCGGTCCGTCGAGGTCATCGGAATGGAGCCGGGCTTTTACCCAGCGTTTGCGCCGTCCTACAACGGCCCTGTGCCGGCCGTTCCGCAGACCACGCAGCAGGCGCTCGCGATTGTCAGTGAGCTGGGCCTCCCCACGCTACGCATGGGGCTCAACGCGGCGAACGACTTTCTTAAATCCGTGACCATCGGGCGCGCCGGCGTGATCCGCCAAATCGACGCCTACCAGCGTGCAACCGGCTGCCGTCCGCAGTACGTCCTCACCGGGTTCTCTCAAGGCGCGATGGTCATGCAGCACGCCGAGAGCGAACTTGCACGCCGCAACCAACTTGCTGGTGTCGTGTACCTGGGTAACCCCATGACCGCGCCCGGCGACCCGGCAACCATCGGCGTCCCTGGAGGCGGCGCCGGCGGCCTCGTCGGTTGGATGCCGCTGAACTCCCGCACCACCGCCGCGACGCCGCACCGCGCGAACTACTGCTTGCCTCTCGACGGCGTATGCGACGCCTCCATCCAGACCGCCCAAGCCTCCCGCGCCACCGGCGGCAACCACGGCCGGTACTTCATCGCCCCGTCACGCTGGGACAACATTGTGATGGATCGCTTCGGCCACTGGGTCGACCGCGTGCGGTACCGTCGCTAAAACCGAGCCCAGACGACCATCACGCTCCCGGAACCAACCCGGTTTCGGGGGCTTTAGTCTGTCGCTGCTTTCCTGCCCTTTTCGCGCGTCGCGCAGCGGTGCCTGTGGATAAGTCGGGGTTATCCACAGGGGTGGTGGTGTGTGGATTTTGGGTTGTGTTTTGTGGTGTAGGTTGCGGGCTGTAAGCATTTCTACATTTTTTGGGGGGACTTTATGACTATCCATTCAGGCTCAGCGCCACCAGCTGCACCCGATGTTGCTGGTGGTGTGGATTTCGCGGCGTATCACGCTGCAATTACGCGAAACGCGTTAAGCATCATCGGATCATTCAACAAGGAGCTCGCCCGCAGCGGCGAGTTAGACACCAACCATGCCCGCGAGTTGGAAGCGTTACACGCCACCTACTTCGGGTCGACGCGGTTTCGCGCTAAACAGCGCCAGGCCCGTGAACTGGTACAGGCCCATCAAGTGTCGATGGACAAACTGATCTACATCGAACGCCGCCTTCCTCCCCGTGTGGATGCTGCAACACGCTGGCAGCTTCGCCTTGAGTTACTGCAGGTGCGTGGGTCTTTTGGTGCGTTGAAGCAAGCGGCGAAGAAGATCATTCCCGCCGATTCCACACCACCCCAACCTGGTGTGCGGTTTAGTGCTTCGCGGCACAAGATGCGTTCTGTGACTGTTACTACCGATGAACGCCTCGTGGAAGATTTAGAGCGTCACCTCTACGACGGTATTGACACCACTGCCCCTGTGGGGCCGCAGCTTGCTGACGCGTTTGGCCGCCTCGTCACCACCGGCAGCAGTAACGGCGGTGGCGGTGGTGTGCGTGCGGCGGTCCCGGAACCGTTGATCATGGTTCCGCTTGCCGCCCACATCCAGATCATGGCGGGCAACGGGGACGAGGTAGAGCTCAAGCTTACCGACGGCACCACCATCACCGGCGCCGACTACCTCACTTACCTCTTCGACTACCTCAACACCTCCGCCACCGACGCCGACGACGCAGCCACCACCGGTGCCGGCGACCCCACCGCTGGAGCCGGCGACCCCACCGCTGGTGGGAGTGGTCCTGGTGTGATGGTGGGGTTGTTTCATCCGGTGGAGGGTGCGGTGAATTTGTATCGGTCGAGCAGGTTCGCCAATGACAAACAACGCGTCTTGCTGCGAGCGATGATGCCGAACTGTGTGGTCCCCGGCTGCCGGAAATCTGCGGATCACTGCCAGTACCACCACGTTACGGCGTGGAAGAACGGTGGGGAGACAAACCTCGACAACCTGGCGGTGGTGTGCCGCTACCATAATCGCGTCAACGACGATGATTACGCCACCAGCCAGCGCGGGGGTCGGGGTAATG
This genomic window contains:
- a CDS encoding acyl-CoA dehydrogenase family protein: MTSAEAKEGRKAKPESRSPQALPETPDAAIAGKLKKVLDGPFEETKDEIRANLNREEALPQVEGTLEEIRAGLLEKVKMIGETGMMQTAFSKRNGGSGEAHLGINGLDLLAQVNDSLAIKSGVQWGLWGGAVDVLGTDRHKEYAQGAMNLTKLGSYGMTERGHGSNVQALQTTATYDPETKEFVINTPSPMATKTYIGNTARDGRWSAVFAQLYTPGVEESHGVHCFVVRIREEDGTPCEGVTIGDHGHKGGLLGVDNGTLTFDNVRIPREALLNQFADVDEEGNYTSPIESSNRRFFTMLGTLIRGRLAVGAAGAGATKSSLAIALKYAHQRRQFNTGDENKEAKLIEHRVHRRRLIIPLARTYAIQLLQNKLVQRYADQTSAQASGEWSVTDPTPKQADAAREMESLAAAFKAVATEHAMDAIQEARESCGGAGFMSENMLTTFRADTDVFVTFEGDNMVLLQLAGKNLITAFAKELENPSPMDLVKFAATNVTDIVRSRVGLGTAGQSVVDTFTSEEASLFDAEYQLKVLALREQLVLRSLVRRIQSARKLDRAEAAKVVDGAQDHLVNAAWAWIESLMAQAFIEAEQELPEGSTERAVIEQVRNLFVLDTIIRNAGWYQEQNVLSSGRVKAARAAINDLVDSLGPWSEVLVDAFAIPEVVLDRPMFKDGGTDDSQGKEAWNVGSNISITKRYGEDKGDPAEHADA
- a CDS encoding HNH endonuclease signature motif containing protein, whose translation is MTIHSGSAPPAAPDVAGGVDFAAYHAAITRNALSIIGSFNKELARSGELDTNHARELEALHATYFGSTRFRAKQRQARELVQAHQVSMDKLIYIERRLPPRVDAATRWQLRLELLQVRGSFGALKQAAKKIIPADSTPPQPGVRFSASRHKMRSVTVTTDERLVEDLERHLYDGIDTTAPVGPQLADAFGRLVTTGSSNGGGGGVRAAVPEPLIMVPLAAHIQIMAGNGDEVELKLTDGTTITGADYLTYLFDYLNTSATDADDAATTGAGDPTAGAGDPTAGGSGPGVMVGLFHPVEGAVNLYRSSRFANDKQRVLLRAMMPNCVVPGCRKSADHCQYHHVTAWKNGGETNLDNLAVVCRYHNRVNDDDYATSQRGGRGNGRGRVGHVGPEKVWVSPSGHAVHHDVNAQWGAMHQLFD
- a CDS encoding acetyl-CoA C-acetyltransferase translates to MTETRKVAILGGNRIPFARSNKEYANASNQDMLTSALNGLVARYGLQDKELGQVVGGAVLKHARDFNLVRESVIGSELSSTTPAFDIQHACGTSLTSAIQVADAIALGRIESGIACGTDTTSDAPLAVNDNLRKTLIKLSNARSTTDQLKLASSIRLSQLAPEQPQNGEPRTGLSMGEHQAITAREWEISREAQDELAATSHQNLAKAYDEGFMDDLITPFMGVQRDTNLRPDSTVEKLSKLKPVFGKKDAEQHGAAATMTAGNSTPLTDGAAAVLLSSEEWANEHNIPVRAYLVDSELAAVDFVGGKDGLLMAPTYAVPRMLARHGLSLQDFDFYEIHEAFASQVLSTLKAWEDEEYCRERLGLDGALGSIDRSKLNVKGSSLAAGHPFAATGARILASAAKTLEENGGGRTLISVCAAGGQGVVAIIER